A genomic stretch from Shewanella sediminis HAW-EB3 includes:
- a CDS encoding ABC transporter ATP-binding protein codes for MTETILKVDQISLAFGGVKALTDVSFDVNKGEVFSIIGPNGAGKTSMLNCISGRYRPNKGAIHFDNTDVTNLRPNDRADLGIGRTFQNLALFGHMSVLDNIMVGRHHLMKNNWLTGPLYWASPAQREELTHRRQVEEIIDFLDISHVRKAVAGTLSYGLRKRVELARAIALKPKLILLDEPMAGMNLEEKEDMARYILDLNEEFGITVVMIEHDMGVVMDISHQVMVLDFGKKLICGLPDEVMADEHVRQAYLGLEENEQLQEVG; via the coding sequence GTGACAGAAACTATCCTGAAAGTAGACCAGATATCTCTCGCATTTGGTGGTGTTAAGGCACTGACCGATGTGAGCTTCGATGTAAACAAAGGCGAAGTGTTTTCCATCATTGGCCCTAACGGGGCGGGAAAAACATCAATGTTGAATTGTATCTCCGGCCGTTATCGTCCCAATAAAGGGGCCATTCATTTTGATAATACCGATGTGACCAATTTAAGGCCCAATGACAGGGCCGACTTAGGTATCGGCCGCACCTTCCAGAACCTCGCCCTCTTCGGCCATATGTCGGTGTTGGACAATATCATGGTTGGCCGACATCACCTGATGAAGAATAACTGGTTAACCGGTCCCCTCTACTGGGCATCTCCGGCTCAAAGAGAGGAGCTGACTCATCGCCGTCAGGTAGAGGAGATCATCGACTTCCTGGATATCTCCCATGTGCGTAAGGCCGTGGCAGGCACACTCTCATATGGCCTTCGCAAACGCGTCGAGCTGGCCCGCGCCATCGCCCTAAAGCCCAAACTTATTTTGCTCGATGAACCTATGGCCGGAATGAACCTGGAAGAGAAGGAGGATATGGCGCGCTACATACTCGATCTCAATGAAGAGTTCGGTATCACTGTGGTCATGATTGAACATGATATGGGCGTGGTGATGGATATCTCTCATCAGGTCATGGTGTTGGATTTTGGTAAGAAACTGATCTGCGGCCTCCCCGATGAGGTGATGGCTGATGAACATGTGAGACAGGCTTACCTTGGATTAGAAGAGAACGAGCAGTTACAGGAGGTGGGCTAA
- a CDS encoding DcaP family trimeric outer membrane transporter, whose product MLISKIKKIAIAGSMCVCASSALAGYDFEVGEDGKISFGGYIKVDARYVSGDVAYRDFWIGTGTPLSEDASQFRIFANESRFNTKYVHGDVTGFIEMDFLGGGGNQVVSNSANPRIRHAFIKYKGITAGQTWTTFMNTSAIPESADFAGATVGLAFIRQGQVRFDAGNFQVSIENPESVGGDTANDDLPDVVARYNLKGDWGNVSLSALGRSLNTTMGNTETALGGSIAGRIKTFGKDDFRFQLHLGEVGRYVGVGTASDLIGEEVESTTSYLAAYRHYWTDTLRSTVLYGRVETDIADAERTQWSVNLFQNLTPQLAVGFEVGNFEMGDKNVDSDYAQLSMRYAL is encoded by the coding sequence ATGCTAATTTCTAAAATTAAAAAAATTGCGATAGCGGGTTCCATGTGTGTTTGCGCAAGCTCTGCCTTGGCGGGATACGACTTCGAAGTGGGTGAAGATGGCAAGATTAGCTTCGGTGGTTACATCAAGGTTGATGCACGTTATGTCAGCGGTGATGTCGCCTATCGGGATTTTTGGATAGGTACGGGTACACCGCTGTCTGAGGACGCGTCGCAGTTCAGAATCTTTGCCAATGAGTCGCGATTCAATACTAAATATGTTCATGGGGATGTGACCGGCTTTATCGAGATGGATTTTCTCGGAGGCGGCGGTAACCAGGTGGTCTCGAACTCAGCCAACCCCCGTATTCGCCACGCTTTCATCAAATACAAAGGGATCACCGCAGGACAGACCTGGACCACCTTCATGAATACCAGTGCCATTCCTGAGAGCGCCGACTTTGCCGGCGCAACGGTAGGTTTGGCCTTCATTCGTCAGGGGCAGGTGCGTTTCGATGCAGGCAATTTCCAAGTCTCTATCGAAAACCCGGAGAGTGTCGGCGGCGATACCGCCAACGATGATCTGCCCGATGTTGTCGCCCGTTATAACCTAAAAGGTGATTGGGGCAACGTGTCGTTATCGGCACTGGGCCGTAGCCTCAATACGACAATGGGTAATACAGAAACGGCTTTAGGTGGATCGATAGCCGGACGTATTAAGACCTTTGGTAAAGATGATTTCAGATTTCAGCTCCATCTGGGCGAAGTGGGCCGTTATGTCGGCGTAGGTACCGCCTCAGATCTTATCGGAGAGGAGGTTGAAAGTACCACTTCTTACCTTGCCGCATACCGTCACTACTGGACAGATACTCTAAGAAGTACCGTCTTGTATGGCCGTGTTGAAACCGATATCGCCGATGCAGAGCGCACTCAATGGAGTGTCAACCTGTTCCAAAACCTGACTCCCCAACTTGCCGTCGGATTCGAAGTCGGCAACTTTGAAATGGGCGATAAGAATGTTGACTCTGATTATGCGCAGCTATCGATGAGATACGCACTCTAA
- a CDS encoding hybrid sensor histidine kinase/response regulator, which translates to MFPNWLLVTISISYIGLLFLMAFLGDRYRDRLVNRQHTVIYALSLGVYCTSWGFLGTAGQAASNSFSYLPVYIAPILLFIFAWPFIQRLIRVSLKLNITSIADLLAARFGKSQLLAFIVTLVALFGTLPYIALQLKAIVNSYEILRQDHLMSSWQIGGVVSIILAGFTIIFGVRAIDVTERHPGMMLAIAFESFVKLVAYLTVGIFVSFFLFDSPLQIWNLANESLPASTEFNYPNLVSMFGLLFIVLSAFLCLPRQFQVLIVELKEQKHAIWSRWTFPIYILVFAFFATPLGQAGNLLYGDSLKSDAYVLFLPAFNGQAWLGLFSFLGAISAASSMVIISTIALSTMLSNEVVFPTLFKFSNIQSTNFHRFRSHLLSIRKALVLLVIFLSYGMFLLAPPDTLASLGEVAFGAIAQIGPTLFAAFLWRRVTLVGAILGISSGFSLWLVLNMLPQLGFYPHPLAGSEYSMTTMATLIGLLVNILMLWLVSLLTRQSVHEQMQNEHFIQRPDIDNLPSGVQKNIKPKDLELLVARFVGEERAEQGFRDFFSQHESLLSDRNSHNQALIFYTENMLASVMGSASARLVISCALNGRDIAINEVAQLVEDASSHRMEFSRSVLHSAIENASEGISVIDSDLKLVAWNKHYLELFDYPDDLIYIGCPVKQLIQYNLSHGGKFNKNIEQKVERRLTFLRQGSRHSTERIQGDGKTIRIEGNPIPDGGFVMIFSDITMYREAEKLLKEKNLDLEARVYERTRKLEKANLTLEQTNAELADAIQKVEQAHQKKSQYLKACSHDLLQPLSAARLFSSAFVQSSQLSEKQKQQIGYIDNSLKVANELLLDLNEISRIESGTLVPEIERFPLQEVLDSIVDEYTAISASANVEFRHIDTRLWVTSDKVMLRRILQNLISNAFRYAGEGKILLGCRRHGSKLKIQVVDNGPGIPLDKQAVIFEQFTRLQPSGHQGVNGLGLGLNIAQGLTSLLKQQLTLSSRLGQGSIFSLTLDIATPIAAQIEKSEADILTLHGVNVLCIDNDPNVLAGMTELLSGWKCKVYGANSVQQAKRKFEKHASEIDIMLVDYQLDDSLDGLALMAELQGLSDLPLPGILITATIDEAVVQQTKAMGYGYLRKIIKPIALRALMSATLAQSLRKNYCASSEKVALSS; encoded by the coding sequence ATGTTTCCCAACTGGCTGTTAGTCACCATCAGTATCAGCTATATCGGCTTACTCTTTCTGATGGCTTTCCTCGGTGACAGATACCGAGACAGACTGGTCAATCGACAACACACGGTTATCTACGCGCTTTCTCTGGGAGTCTATTGCACCTCGTGGGGGTTTTTAGGGACCGCCGGACAGGCGGCGAGTAACTCATTTTCATACCTGCCGGTATACATTGCCCCTATACTGCTGTTTATTTTTGCCTGGCCATTTATTCAGAGGCTGATCCGCGTCAGCCTTAAACTCAATATCACCTCTATCGCCGATCTGCTCGCGGCCCGGTTTGGAAAATCACAACTGCTGGCCTTCATCGTGACCCTGGTCGCCCTGTTTGGCACCTTGCCCTATATTGCCCTGCAGCTGAAAGCCATCGTTAACTCCTACGAGATCTTGCGGCAAGATCATCTCATGTCTTCATGGCAGATAGGCGGCGTGGTGAGTATTATTTTGGCAGGTTTTACCATCATCTTCGGGGTTAGGGCCATCGACGTCACCGAGCGTCACCCGGGTATGATGTTAGCGATCGCCTTCGAGTCCTTCGTCAAGCTTGTCGCCTACCTGACTGTCGGCATATTTGTCTCATTTTTTCTGTTCGACTCTCCGCTGCAAATTTGGAACTTAGCAAATGAGAGCTTACCCGCATCAACCGAGTTTAATTACCCGAACCTGGTCTCAATGTTTGGCTTGCTCTTTATCGTCCTCTCCGCATTTCTCTGTCTGCCCCGGCAATTCCAGGTACTCATCGTCGAATTGAAAGAGCAGAAACATGCCATATGGAGTAGATGGACCTTCCCGATATACATTTTAGTATTCGCATTTTTTGCCACCCCACTGGGACAGGCCGGTAACCTGCTCTATGGCGATTCACTCAAGAGTGATGCCTATGTGCTGTTTTTGCCGGCCTTCAATGGTCAGGCCTGGCTGGGGTTATTCAGCTTTCTGGGCGCTATCTCTGCGGCAAGCTCCATGGTCATCATCTCCACAATCGCCTTGAGTACCATGCTAAGTAATGAAGTGGTGTTCCCCACCCTGTTCAAATTCAGCAATATTCAAAGTACCAACTTTCACCGCTTTCGCTCGCACCTGTTGAGTATACGTAAGGCGCTGGTGTTGCTTGTCATCTTCTTAAGTTACGGCATGTTTTTACTGGCACCACCAGACACGCTTGCCTCCTTAGGAGAAGTCGCATTTGGTGCCATAGCCCAGATAGGACCGACCCTGTTTGCCGCCTTTTTGTGGCGAAGGGTGACGCTGGTCGGCGCTATCTTAGGGATCTCCAGTGGCTTCAGCCTCTGGCTTGTACTCAATATGCTCCCTCAGCTGGGCTTTTACCCTCATCCACTGGCCGGCAGCGAATATTCGATGACGACCATGGCAACCCTGATAGGCCTACTCGTCAACATCCTTATGCTGTGGCTGGTTTCACTGCTCACACGCCAAAGCGTGCATGAGCAGATGCAGAACGAGCACTTTATTCAGAGGCCGGATATCGATAATTTGCCCTCCGGGGTCCAAAAAAATATAAAACCTAAAGATCTCGAATTGCTGGTCGCTCGTTTTGTGGGTGAAGAGCGAGCCGAGCAGGGATTCAGGGATTTTTTCAGCCAGCACGAATCACTCCTCTCGGACAGGAACAGTCATAATCAGGCACTGATTTTTTATACCGAAAACATGCTGGCGAGTGTGATGGGCTCGGCTTCTGCCCGTCTGGTGATCTCCTGTGCGCTCAATGGACGAGATATCGCCATCAACGAAGTGGCACAGCTTGTCGAAGATGCCTCCAGCCATAGAATGGAGTTCAGCCGCTCGGTACTTCACAGCGCCATCGAAAACGCCAGCGAAGGCATATCGGTAATAGATAGCGATCTTAAATTGGTTGCCTGGAATAAGCATTATCTGGAGCTGTTCGACTATCCGGATGACCTCATCTATATCGGCTGTCCGGTGAAGCAGCTCATCCAATACAACCTGAGTCATGGGGGCAAGTTCAATAAGAATATCGAACAGAAAGTCGAACGACGACTGACGTTTTTACGTCAAGGTAGCCGCCATAGCACCGAGCGGATCCAGGGTGATGGCAAGACTATTCGTATCGAGGGCAACCCCATTCCCGATGGCGGCTTTGTGATGATATTCTCGGATATTACCATGTACCGGGAAGCCGAAAAGTTACTGAAAGAGAAAAATCTGGATCTCGAAGCCCGGGTCTATGAACGCACCAGGAAGCTGGAAAAGGCGAACCTTACCTTGGAACAAACCAATGCCGAGCTTGCCGATGCGATTCAAAAAGTGGAGCAGGCCCACCAGAAAAAGAGTCAATATTTGAAGGCCTGCAGCCACGACCTGTTGCAACCTCTGTCTGCGGCCCGTCTCTTCTCCTCTGCCTTCGTACAGAGCAGTCAGCTATCAGAAAAACAGAAACAGCAGATAGGTTACATCGATAACTCCCTTAAAGTGGCCAATGAGTTACTGCTGGATCTCAATGAAATTTCTCGCATCGAAAGTGGTACCCTGGTTCCTGAAATTGAGCGCTTTCCACTTCAGGAGGTTTTAGACTCCATCGTCGATGAATACACCGCAATTTCCGCGAGCGCTAACGTGGAGTTCCGTCATATCGATACCAGGCTCTGGGTCACAAGCGACAAGGTGATGTTAAGGCGAATTTTGCAAAATCTGATAAGTAATGCTTTCAGGTATGCCGGGGAGGGGAAAATTCTTCTGGGCTGCCGCCGACATGGCAGTAAACTCAAGATTCAAGTCGTAGATAATGGACCGGGGATCCCCCTTGATAAGCAAGCGGTGATATTTGAACAATTTACCCGCCTGCAGCCCTCCGGTCATCAGGGGGTCAACGGGCTGGGTCTGGGCCTCAATATCGCTCAGGGACTGACCTCACTATTAAAGCAGCAGCTGACTCTCTCTTCTCGTCTCGGTCAAGGCAGTATCTTTAGTCTCACCTTAGATATCGCCACGCCGATTGCCGCGCAGATAGAGAAGAGTGAAGCCGACATCTTAACTCTGCATGGCGTCAATGTGCTGTGTATCGACAATGACCCCAATGTGCTCGCCGGCATGACGGAGCTACTCAGTGGCTGGAAATGTAAGGTCTACGGCGCAAACTCAGTGCAACAGGCCAAGCGGAAATTTGAAAAGCACGCCAGTGAGATAGATATCATGTTAGTGGACTATCAGCTCGATGACAGTCTGGATGGACTCGCCCTGATGGCAGAGCTACAAGGGTTATCTGATCTGCCCCTGCCCGGTATTTTGATCACGGCAACCATAGATGAGGCCGTGGTTCAGCAAACGAAGGCTATGGGTTATGGCTACCTACGCAAAATCATTAAGCCTATAGCATTGAGGGCATTAATGAGTGCGACACTGGCTCAAAGCTTACGCAAAAACTACTGTGCTTCGAGCGAGAAAGTGGCTTTATCCAGCTGA
- a CDS encoding response regulator has protein sequence MLQPLKIIIADDHPLFRQALINILAPNFDDVILFEAETIVELDTLLSEHDDADLLLLDLNIPKAHGFNTLISIRNCFPQMGVIVISGQEDKVTVSKSMSFGAAGFIPKSTTAAMMLEAIQSVLAGKQWLPEGCSNFDAVEADSMSSKIMSLSPRQHRILMMFADGMLNKQIAYDLGLSEATIKAHASAIFLKLGVHTRTQAVIAMSQLQLDKATFSLEAQ, from the coding sequence ATGTTACAGCCACTTAAAATAATAATAGCTGATGACCACCCACTGTTTCGCCAAGCCTTAATCAATATATTAGCGCCTAATTTCGATGATGTGATCCTCTTTGAGGCTGAAACCATTGTGGAGTTAGACACGTTATTATCCGAGCATGATGATGCGGATCTATTGTTACTCGATTTGAATATTCCTAAAGCCCATGGATTTAATACCTTGATCAGCATCCGAAACTGTTTTCCTCAGATGGGGGTGATCGTGATCTCGGGTCAGGAAGATAAAGTCACCGTGTCCAAGAGCATGTCTTTTGGCGCCGCAGGATTCATTCCCAAGTCGACAACGGCAGCGATGATGTTAGAGGCGATACAGAGCGTACTCGCCGGTAAGCAGTGGCTACCCGAAGGGTGCAGCAACTTCGATGCGGTAGAAGCCGATAGCATGAGCAGTAAGATCATGAGCCTCTCACCGCGTCAACATCGAATTTTAATGATGTTTGCCGATGGAATGTTAAATAAACAGATTGCTTACGATCTCGGGCTATCGGAAGCCACTATCAAGGCTCACGCCAGCGCGATATTCTTAAAGTTAGGGGTTCACACCCGTACTCAGGCGGTGATAGCCATGAGTCAACTTCAGCTGGATAAAGCCACTTTCTCGCTCGAAGCACAGTAG
- a CDS encoding patatin-like phospholipase family protein, which yields MPDKTALVLGGGGARAAYQVGVLKAIVQFYPRNHGIPFKIICGTSAGAINGTSIATHASCFHLGVRKLEWVWRNFHTSKVYSSSAAGILAHLSKMLLMSIQEDRVNTNAGSLFNSEPLRVQLNQLINFIRIDRNIASGALNALSIDTSCYNTSRSITFFQASRDIKEWHRDRRRGERTQLNTEHLLASSAIPLIFPSIKLNQGYYGDGSVHQLAPLSSPIHLGAKKIMVINLESPHKQMPQELEHHPKTATITGHLLDTIFSDTLNSDLERLERVNNTLSLIPKEDCEKLPLTNIETLVIKPSEDLSQLASQYYHEMPFAVKSMLRPLGIKQQTDSSIVSYLLFEKAYCSALIDLGYQDAMCQIDEIRDFFEIDN from the coding sequence TTGCCTGATAAAACAGCATTAGTTCTTGGCGGTGGTGGTGCGCGTGCGGCATATCAGGTCGGTGTGCTTAAAGCTATAGTACAGTTCTACCCCAGAAATCATGGGATCCCATTTAAAATCATCTGTGGTACGTCAGCCGGGGCCATCAACGGGACCTCGATTGCGACCCATGCTTCCTGCTTTCACCTCGGCGTTCGAAAACTGGAATGGGTATGGCGCAACTTCCATACAAGTAAAGTTTACAGCTCCTCGGCGGCCGGTATTTTGGCCCATTTAAGCAAGATGCTACTGATGAGTATTCAGGAAGATAGGGTCAACACCAATGCGGGCAGCCTGTTTAATAGCGAACCCTTGCGAGTGCAGCTCAATCAGCTGATCAATTTTATTCGAATAGACAGAAATATTGCCAGCGGTGCACTTAATGCCCTGAGCATAGATACTTCCTGCTATAACACCTCACGATCGATCACCTTTTTTCAAGCCAGCCGGGATATCAAGGAGTGGCACAGGGATAGACGAAGAGGAGAGAGGACCCAGCTTAATACAGAGCATCTGCTGGCAAGCAGTGCCATCCCACTCATATTTCCTTCGATTAAGCTCAATCAGGGTTATTACGGAGATGGATCGGTGCACCAGCTCGCGCCCTTGAGCAGCCCTATTCACTTAGGGGCAAAAAAAATCATGGTGATCAATCTGGAGAGCCCTCATAAACAGATGCCCCAAGAGTTAGAGCATCACCCCAAGACCGCGACGATTACGGGCCACCTACTCGATACCATCTTTTCAGATACGCTTAACAGCGATCTCGAGCGGCTCGAGCGGGTCAACAACACCCTCTCCCTCATCCCAAAAGAGGATTGTGAGAAGCTCCCGCTGACTAATATTGAAACCTTAGTGATTAAACCCAGTGAGGATCTCAGTCAATTGGCATCCCAGTATTATCATGAGATGCCCTTTGCGGTTAAGTCTATGCTGAGACCCCTGGGGATTAAGCAACAGACCGATTCGAGTATCGTCTCTTACCTGCTGTTCGAAAAGGCTTACTGCAGTGCACTTATCGATTTAGGTTATCAGGATGCCATGTGTCAGATCGATGAGATCCGGGACTTTTTTGAGATAGATAATTAG
- a CDS encoding SGNH/GDSL hydrolase family protein, which yields MLHNVILILLAPLLVLQGRYVRRVTPKLPEAAGGRGGTLGEGRRLRVLVVGDSAAAGVGVDTQSQALSGCLTRELARQYRVDWLLVAQSGNKTEDLIHTLKQLDPSEFDVVLISLGVNDVLSPLSVSRWIEQQESLIELLKTQFAVKHILLTRVPPMNQFPALPQPLRWCLGQRAKAFNTRLAKLSLGDDDCELVNIEQALERQDMAVDGFHPGSRIYRVWGENAAGLIVRRAEL from the coding sequence ATGTTGCACAATGTCATCTTAATCTTGCTCGCCCCCCTGTTGGTATTACAGGGGCGATATGTTCGTCGGGTCACCCCAAAGCTACCGGAAGCCGCCGGTGGCCGCGGCGGTACTCTTGGTGAGGGGAGGCGACTTAGGGTGCTCGTGGTGGGCGATTCGGCTGCAGCCGGTGTCGGTGTCGATACTCAATCTCAAGCCTTGTCCGGCTGTCTGACGCGTGAGCTGGCCAGACAGTATCGGGTCGACTGGCTGCTTGTCGCTCAGTCCGGCAATAAAACTGAGGATCTTATCCATACGTTGAAGCAGTTGGACCCCAGCGAGTTTGATGTGGTGTTAATCTCTTTAGGGGTCAACGATGTGCTCAGTCCGTTATCGGTGAGCCGTTGGATAGAGCAACAAGAGAGTTTGATTGAGCTGCTAAAGACGCAATTTGCCGTGAAACACATTTTACTCACCCGCGTTCCCCCGATGAATCAGTTTCCGGCCCTGCCGCAGCCATTGAGATGGTGCTTGGGACAAAGGGCTAAGGCATTCAATACCCGTCTCGCTAAGCTAAGCCTGGGTGATGATGACTGCGAGCTGGTTAATATTGAACAGGCCTTAGAACGTCAGGATATGGCGGTGGATGGTTTTCATCCCGGTAGCAGGATATATCGGGTGTGGGGGGAGAACGCTGCGGGTTTGATCGTCCGGCGCGCCGAACTATAG
- a CDS encoding monovalent cation:proton antiporter-2 (CPA2) family protein — MEHSFLIQILLMLVVAIISIALLRRAGLPAILAYLLTGVISGPSGFNWFSQHQMQSVAELGVVLLMFSLGLEFSLPRLWAMRRTVFGLGSAQVVVTTVLATGISFLGGLTLVESVVVGSAIALSSTAIVLKLLNEQGWLRRRHGELSVSVLLFQDLAVVPLLILLPLLASGGEVLSAKTIAYAMVEGVLAFVALMAFGKWGLPRLFDEVARSRSNELFMLSTLVVALLTGALTQWLGLSMALGAFMAGMLLGESQYKRQLEADIRPFRDLLMGLFFISIGMLLDFTLVFQFWWQILILLVAVIFGKALVIFALLRAARESFRTSMSTALSLAQVGEFSFVVLALAVNYRLLDIALSTKLVMVAVLSMAVAPWLVRHSVDVARYLQGVRPKAEKPPAIEPNIEHENDLVLILGYGRVGQTIARFMKTEAVPFLVLDLDPTRVSEARKAGEPVYFGDVCNRSILKQAKIREAKLIVLTFSNGRILEEVLPLCRQLAPDSKILVRTRDDTGMEELEAAGASQVIPETLEGSLMLVSQVLYQCGVPLTRILKRLEYERRNHYQYLHGFFSGAETDFTLEHLHAVALPKGANAVGLTLADIPWEKLRVELRAVRRSGSEVESPELDWKIRPGDTLIILGKPRRIEKAEHFLLQG, encoded by the coding sequence ATGGAACACAGTTTTCTTATTCAAATTCTTCTGATGCTTGTGGTGGCAATTATCTCGATTGCGCTGCTGAGACGGGCAGGATTGCCTGCTATCTTGGCCTACCTCCTCACGGGCGTTATCAGTGGTCCCTCTGGTTTCAACTGGTTTAGTCAACATCAGATGCAATCTGTTGCCGAGCTCGGCGTCGTGTTACTCATGTTCAGTTTAGGTCTGGAGTTTTCGCTTCCCAGATTATGGGCGATGAGACGCACCGTATTTGGTCTGGGTAGCGCCCAAGTTGTCGTGACAACGGTACTGGCCACCGGTATCTCATTTTTGGGGGGACTAACCTTAGTTGAATCTGTCGTGGTCGGCTCGGCCATCGCACTCTCTTCCACGGCTATCGTGCTTAAGTTACTTAATGAGCAAGGCTGGTTAAGGCGACGTCACGGTGAGCTTTCTGTCAGTGTCCTGTTATTTCAAGATCTTGCCGTTGTCCCGCTATTGATCCTATTGCCACTTCTGGCCTCTGGGGGAGAGGTGTTGTCGGCGAAAACCATAGCTTATGCCATGGTTGAAGGTGTCCTGGCCTTCGTTGCCTTGATGGCTTTCGGTAAGTGGGGCCTGCCGAGATTATTTGATGAAGTTGCCCGCTCACGCTCCAATGAGCTATTTATGCTCTCGACCCTGGTGGTTGCGTTGTTAACCGGAGCCTTGACTCAATGGCTGGGTTTGTCCATGGCGCTCGGTGCCTTTATGGCAGGTATGTTGCTGGGAGAAAGCCAGTATAAGCGGCAGCTTGAGGCGGATATCAGACCATTTCGTGATCTACTGATGGGGTTGTTTTTTATCTCAATTGGTATGTTGCTCGACTTCACGCTCGTTTTTCAGTTCTGGTGGCAGATCTTAATCTTGCTGGTGGCCGTGATTTTCGGCAAAGCCTTAGTGATTTTCGCTTTGTTAAGAGCCGCCCGTGAATCATTCCGAACCTCAATGTCGACGGCCTTGAGTCTGGCTCAGGTGGGGGAATTTAGTTTCGTGGTGTTGGCATTGGCGGTTAATTATCGACTTCTCGATATCGCCCTAAGCACTAAATTGGTTATGGTGGCGGTGCTGTCAATGGCGGTAGCTCCCTGGTTGGTGAGGCACAGCGTCGATGTCGCTCGTTACCTGCAGGGGGTTAGACCTAAAGCCGAGAAGCCGCCAGCCATTGAGCCGAATATAGAGCATGAAAACGATCTGGTATTAATCCTGGGCTATGGCCGCGTCGGGCAAACTATCGCCCGGTTCATGAAAACGGAAGCGGTACCATTCTTGGTACTTGATCTGGATCCCACCCGCGTATCTGAGGCGAGAAAAGCGGGGGAACCGGTTTATTTTGGCGATGTCTGTAATCGCAGCATTCTTAAACAGGCCAAAATCCGGGAGGCGAAGCTGATTGTATTGACCTTTAGTAATGGTCGAATCCTCGAGGAGGTGTTGCCCCTGTGTCGTCAACTGGCCCCGGATTCAAAAATATTGGTCAGAACCCGTGACGATACCGGGATGGAAGAGCTGGAGGCTGCGGGAGCCAGCCAGGTTATCCCCGAGACGCTTGAGGGCAGTTTAATGCTCGTTTCTCAGGTGCTGTATCAGTGCGGCGTTCCGCTGACCAGAATTTTAAAACGACTGGAATATGAGAGACGTAACCATTATCAGTATCTCCATGGTTTCTTTTCAGGAGCCGAGACCGACTTCACTCTTGAGCACCTGCACGCCGTTGCGCTGCCCAAGGGAGCAAACGCCGTAGGCTTGACCTTGGCCGACATTCCCTGGGAGAAACTTAGGGTCGAGCTCCGGGCCGTGAGGCGTTCAGGCTCAGAGGTTGAAAGCCCGGAGTTAGATTGGAAAATTCGTCCGGGTGATACCTTGATCATTCTCGGTAAACCGCGCCGAATAGAGAAGGCTGAGCATTTCTTGTTGCAAGGCTAG
- the dgcS gene encoding diguanylate cyclase DgcS yields the protein MDFGLATEFYPEEYQYQPELYGVDNTELDLVEIIQQLHESLDPRTVFACFGKVMGQHLPMHGVKLHYKHYQFSWGRPHGLVIKQQLECSGEAATLQYSLKSPLTPSQAQRLQLLQTLVLLPLFNATQFHEMSQQAMYDSLTKLGNRHYYMESLKKAIATAKRYSNDLSLIVLDLDNFKKLNDRYGHQFGDNVLSEFGQLLTGAIRNTDQAFRIGGDEFVVVVRGDKQAASILCERILSSMSSLPLFEKHEIQTSLGVSQWINGEVPSALYERADRALYRAKAAGRQCFRVDGE from the coding sequence ATGGACTTTGGCCTAGCGACAGAGTTTTATCCCGAAGAGTATCAGTATCAACCTGAATTGTACGGTGTTGATAATACTGAACTCGATTTAGTGGAAATTATTCAGCAACTACACGAAAGTTTAGATCCCAGGACAGTTTTTGCCTGTTTCGGCAAAGTCATGGGACAACATTTGCCTATGCATGGTGTAAAGCTCCACTACAAACATTATCAGTTTAGTTGGGGAAGGCCTCATGGGCTAGTTATTAAGCAACAGCTGGAATGCTCCGGTGAGGCGGCAACTCTTCAATACAGCTTGAAGTCTCCGTTAACGCCGTCACAAGCACAGCGATTACAGTTACTGCAGACTCTGGTGCTCTTGCCACTGTTTAATGCAACCCAGTTCCATGAGATGTCTCAGCAGGCCATGTACGACTCTCTCACCAAGCTAGGTAATCGTCACTATTATATGGAGAGCCTGAAGAAAGCGATTGCAACGGCCAAGCGCTATAGTAACGATCTCTCATTAATCGTGCTTGATTTAGATAATTTCAAGAAGCTTAACGACCGTTATGGCCACCAATTTGGCGATAACGTGCTATCTGAATTTGGCCAACTATTAACCGGCGCTATCCGAAATACCGATCAGGCATTTCGCATCGGTGGGGATGAGTTTGTCGTCGTCGTGCGCGGGGACAAACAGGCCGCCAGCATCTTATGTGAACGGATATTATCCTCTATGTCATCGCTACCTTTGTTTGAAAAACATGAGATCCAAACCAGTTTAGGTGTCTCTCAATGGATAAACGGTGAGGTCCCATCGGCACTGTATGAACGAGCCGACAGGGCGCTATATAGAGCCAAGGCGGCCGGACGACAATGTTTCAGGGTTGATGGTGAGTAA